One Misgurnus anguillicaudatus chromosome 19, ASM2758022v2, whole genome shotgun sequence genomic region harbors:
- the tom1l2a gene encoding TOM1-like protein 2 isoform X4, with product MEFLLGNPYSTPVGQCIEKATDGSLQNEDWMLNMEICDIINETEEGPKDAMRAVKKRLNGNRNFREVMLALTVLETCVKNCGHRFHVLVANRDFIEDVMVKIITPKNNPPAIVQDKVLSLIQAWADAFRSSPDLTGVVQMYEELKRKGIEFPMADLDALSPIHTPQRGVPEVDPGTHKYKAPSQPQTASRTAPKPAAAAATNNFNPTQIPTVSGPITANPEQIARLRSELDIVRGNIKVMSEMLTEMVPGQEEASDLELLQELNRTCRAMQHRVVELISRVSNEEVTEELLHTNDDLNNIFLRYERYERFRVGRAAQKNGVLNAASEEDNLIDLGPGSPAVVTPRVISTSAHTPASTLEPPDAAASLSTQLAGLNVGADSVSGTLNSLTAHNPKDDFDMFAHTRSSSLADQRKNVIYEEPQALVGLASALDIRQQNATGKGEEPEEGVMSEDFDKFLEERAKAVDQALPLPPVGEHRAPASASSSSRKKAERTEDNLFAL from the exons AAAAAGCCACAGATGGCTCCCTGCAGAATGAAGACTGGATGCTTAACATGGAGATCTGTGACATCATTAACGAGACAGAGGAAGG GCCCAAAGATGCCATGCGTGCGGTGAAGAAGAGGCTGAATGGCAACAGAAACTTCCGGGAAGTCATGCTGGCTCTGACT GTGCTGGAGACCTGTGTAAAGAACTGCGGACATCGTTTTCATGTTCTCGTCGCTAACAGAGACTTCATCGAAGATGTCATGGTGAAGATTATCACTCCTAAAAACAACCCTCCCGCCATAGTGCAAGACAAAGTGCTGTCGTTGATCCAG GCTTGGGCAGATGCGTTTAGGAGTAGCCCCGACCTCACTGGAGTCGTGCAAATGTATGAGGAGCTTAAAAGAAAGGGCATTGAGTTTCCCATGGCAGACCTGGACGCTCTGTCACCTATCCACACACCACAGCGG GGTGTCCCAGAGGTGGATCCAGGCACACACAAGTACAAAGCACCTTCCCAGCCCCAGACAGCATCTCGGACCGCTCCTAAacctgctgctgctgctgcaaCCAACAACTTTAACCCCACCCAGATCCCGACTGTATCGGGTCCCATTACAGCCAACCCAGAGCAG ATCGCCAGGCTGAGAAGTGAGCTGGATATTGTGCGTGGCAACATTAAAGTGATGTCAGAGATGCTGACGGAGATGGTGCCGGGGCAAGAGGAGGCATCTGATCTTGAACTGCTTCAG GAGTTGAACCGGACATGTCGAGCCATGCAGCACAGGGTGGTGGAGCTCATCTCTCGCGTATCCAACGAGGAGGTCACTGAAGAGCTGCTGCACACCAACGATGACTTAAACAACATCTTCCTGCGCTACGAGAG GTATGAGAGATTCAGGGTAGGCAGAGCGGCGCAGAAGAACGGG GTTCTGAATGCAGCATCAGAGGAGGATAATCTGATCGATTTGGGTCCTGGTTCTCCGGCTGTGGTCACTCCTCGGGTCATCTCTACATCCGCTCATACACCTGCATCCACCCTGGAGCCACCTGATGCTGCTGCATCTCTTTCCACACAGCTGGCAGGACTCA ATGTGGGTGCAGACAGTGTTAGCGGGACCCTCAACTCTCTGACCGCTCACAATCCTAAAGATGACTTTGATATGTTCGCCCATACCAGATCCAGCTCTCTGGCCGACCAGCGCAAAAA TGTTATATACGAGGAACCTCAGGCTCTGGTTGGCTTAGCGTCTGCTTTAGACATCAGACAGCAGAATGCAACAGGG AAAGGTGAGGAGCCAGAGGAAGGAGTCATGAGTGAAG ATTTTGACAAGTTTCTAGAGGAGCGGGCCAAAGCTGTAGACCAGGCTTTACCGTTACCCCCGGTTGGAGAGCACAGAGCTCCCGCAAGCGCATCCAGCAGCAGTCGCAAGAAGGCCGAACGGACGGAGGACAATCTCTTTGCCTTGTAG
- the tom1l2a gene encoding TOM1-like protein 2 isoform X2, whose amino-acid sequence MEFLLGNPYSTPVGQCIEKATDGSLQNEDWMLNMEICDIINETEEGPKDAMRAVKKRLNGNRNFREVMLALTVLETCVKNCGHRFHVLVANRDFIEDVMVKIITPKNNPPAIVQDKVLSLIQAWADAFRSSPDLTGVVQMYEELKRKGIEFPMADLDALSPIHTPQRGVPEVDPGTHKYKAPSQPQTASRTAPKPAAAAATNNFNPTQIPTVSGPITANPEQIARLRSELDIVRGNIKVMSEMLTEMVPGQEEASDLELLQELNRTCRAMQHRVVELISRVSNEEVTEELLHTNDDLNNIFLRYERYERFRVGRAAQKNGVLNAASEEDNLIDLGPGSPAVVTPRVISTSAHTPASTLEPPDAAASLSTQLAGLNVGADSVSGTLNSLTAHNPKDDFDMFAHTRSSSLADQRKNVIYEEPQALVGLASALDIRQQNATGPSVKGLDAEVEPIDGWLVTQGMKGEEPEEGVMSEDFDKFLEERAKAVDQALPLPPVGEHRAPASASSSSRKKAERTEDNLFAL is encoded by the exons AAAAAGCCACAGATGGCTCCCTGCAGAATGAAGACTGGATGCTTAACATGGAGATCTGTGACATCATTAACGAGACAGAGGAAGG GCCCAAAGATGCCATGCGTGCGGTGAAGAAGAGGCTGAATGGCAACAGAAACTTCCGGGAAGTCATGCTGGCTCTGACT GTGCTGGAGACCTGTGTAAAGAACTGCGGACATCGTTTTCATGTTCTCGTCGCTAACAGAGACTTCATCGAAGATGTCATGGTGAAGATTATCACTCCTAAAAACAACCCTCCCGCCATAGTGCAAGACAAAGTGCTGTCGTTGATCCAG GCTTGGGCAGATGCGTTTAGGAGTAGCCCCGACCTCACTGGAGTCGTGCAAATGTATGAGGAGCTTAAAAGAAAGGGCATTGAGTTTCCCATGGCAGACCTGGACGCTCTGTCACCTATCCACACACCACAGCGG GGTGTCCCAGAGGTGGATCCAGGCACACACAAGTACAAAGCACCTTCCCAGCCCCAGACAGCATCTCGGACCGCTCCTAAacctgctgctgctgctgcaaCCAACAACTTTAACCCCACCCAGATCCCGACTGTATCGGGTCCCATTACAGCCAACCCAGAGCAG ATCGCCAGGCTGAGAAGTGAGCTGGATATTGTGCGTGGCAACATTAAAGTGATGTCAGAGATGCTGACGGAGATGGTGCCGGGGCAAGAGGAGGCATCTGATCTTGAACTGCTTCAG GAGTTGAACCGGACATGTCGAGCCATGCAGCACAGGGTGGTGGAGCTCATCTCTCGCGTATCCAACGAGGAGGTCACTGAAGAGCTGCTGCACACCAACGATGACTTAAACAACATCTTCCTGCGCTACGAGAG GTATGAGAGATTCAGGGTAGGCAGAGCGGCGCAGAAGAACGGG GTTCTGAATGCAGCATCAGAGGAGGATAATCTGATCGATTTGGGTCCTGGTTCTCCGGCTGTGGTCACTCCTCGGGTCATCTCTACATCCGCTCATACACCTGCATCCACCCTGGAGCCACCTGATGCTGCTGCATCTCTTTCCACACAGCTGGCAGGACTCA ATGTGGGTGCAGACAGTGTTAGCGGGACCCTCAACTCTCTGACCGCTCACAATCCTAAAGATGACTTTGATATGTTCGCCCATACCAGATCCAGCTCTCTGGCCGACCAGCGCAAAAA TGTTATATACGAGGAACCTCAGGCTCTGGTTGGCTTAGCGTCTGCTTTAGACATCAGACAGCAGAATGCAACAGGG CCGAGTGTTAAAGGTCTTGACGCAGAGGTGGAGCCCATAGACGGCTGGCTCGTTACCCAAGGAATG AAAGGTGAGGAGCCAGAGGAAGGAGTCATGAGTGAAG ATTTTGACAAGTTTCTAGAGGAGCGGGCCAAAGCTGTAGACCAGGCTTTACCGTTACCCCCGGTTGGAGAGCACAGAGCTCCCGCAAGCGCATCCAGCAGCAGTCGCAAGAAGGCCGAACGGACGGAGGACAATCTCTTTGCCTTGTAG
- the tom1l2a gene encoding TOM1-like protein 2 isoform X1 produces MEFLLGNPYSTPVGQCIEKATDGSLQNEDWMLNMEICDIINETEEGPKDAMRAVKKRLNGNRNFREVMLALTVLETCVKNCGHRFHVLVANRDFIEDVMVKIITPKNNPPAIVQDKVLSLIQAWADAFRSSPDLTGVVQMYEELKRKGIEFPMADLDALSPIHTPQRGVPEVDPGTHKYKAPSQPQTASRTAPKPAAAAATNNFNPTQIPTVSGPITANPEQIARLRSELDIVRGNIKVMSEMLTEMVPGQEEASDLELLQELNRTCRAMQHRVVELISRVSNEEVTEELLHTNDDLNNIFLRYERYERFRVGRAAQKNGVLNAASEEDNLIDLGPGSPAVVTPRVISTSAHTPASTLEPPDAAASLSTQLAGLNVGADSVSGTLNSLTAHNPKDDFDMFAHTRSSSLADQRKNVIYEEPQALVGLASALDIRQQNATGPSVKGLDAEVEPIDGWLVTQGMIPVSQSSVMDDIEEWLGADVKGEEPEEGVMSEDFDKFLEERAKAVDQALPLPPVGEHRAPASASSSSRKKAERTEDNLFAL; encoded by the exons AAAAAGCCACAGATGGCTCCCTGCAGAATGAAGACTGGATGCTTAACATGGAGATCTGTGACATCATTAACGAGACAGAGGAAGG GCCCAAAGATGCCATGCGTGCGGTGAAGAAGAGGCTGAATGGCAACAGAAACTTCCGGGAAGTCATGCTGGCTCTGACT GTGCTGGAGACCTGTGTAAAGAACTGCGGACATCGTTTTCATGTTCTCGTCGCTAACAGAGACTTCATCGAAGATGTCATGGTGAAGATTATCACTCCTAAAAACAACCCTCCCGCCATAGTGCAAGACAAAGTGCTGTCGTTGATCCAG GCTTGGGCAGATGCGTTTAGGAGTAGCCCCGACCTCACTGGAGTCGTGCAAATGTATGAGGAGCTTAAAAGAAAGGGCATTGAGTTTCCCATGGCAGACCTGGACGCTCTGTCACCTATCCACACACCACAGCGG GGTGTCCCAGAGGTGGATCCAGGCACACACAAGTACAAAGCACCTTCCCAGCCCCAGACAGCATCTCGGACCGCTCCTAAacctgctgctgctgctgcaaCCAACAACTTTAACCCCACCCAGATCCCGACTGTATCGGGTCCCATTACAGCCAACCCAGAGCAG ATCGCCAGGCTGAGAAGTGAGCTGGATATTGTGCGTGGCAACATTAAAGTGATGTCAGAGATGCTGACGGAGATGGTGCCGGGGCAAGAGGAGGCATCTGATCTTGAACTGCTTCAG GAGTTGAACCGGACATGTCGAGCCATGCAGCACAGGGTGGTGGAGCTCATCTCTCGCGTATCCAACGAGGAGGTCACTGAAGAGCTGCTGCACACCAACGATGACTTAAACAACATCTTCCTGCGCTACGAGAG GTATGAGAGATTCAGGGTAGGCAGAGCGGCGCAGAAGAACGGG GTTCTGAATGCAGCATCAGAGGAGGATAATCTGATCGATTTGGGTCCTGGTTCTCCGGCTGTGGTCACTCCTCGGGTCATCTCTACATCCGCTCATACACCTGCATCCACCCTGGAGCCACCTGATGCTGCTGCATCTCTTTCCACACAGCTGGCAGGACTCA ATGTGGGTGCAGACAGTGTTAGCGGGACCCTCAACTCTCTGACCGCTCACAATCCTAAAGATGACTTTGATATGTTCGCCCATACCAGATCCAGCTCTCTGGCCGACCAGCGCAAAAA TGTTATATACGAGGAACCTCAGGCTCTGGTTGGCTTAGCGTCTGCTTTAGACATCAGACAGCAGAATGCAACAGGG CCGAGTGTTAAAGGTCTTGACGCAGAGGTGGAGCCCATAGACGGCTGGCTCGTTACCCAAGGAATG ATCCCCGTGTCGCAGTCCTCTGTCATGGATGACATTGAGGAGTGGCTCGGTGCCGATGTG AAAGGTGAGGAGCCAGAGGAAGGAGTCATGAGTGAAG ATTTTGACAAGTTTCTAGAGGAGCGGGCCAAAGCTGTAGACCAGGCTTTACCGTTACCCCCGGTTGGAGAGCACAGAGCTCCCGCAAGCGCATCCAGCAGCAGTCGCAAGAAGGCCGAACGGACGGAGGACAATCTCTTTGCCTTGTAG
- the tom1l2a gene encoding TOM1-like protein 2 isoform X3, producing the protein MEFLLGNPYSTPVGQCIEKATDGSLQNEDWMLNMEICDIINETEEGPKDAMRAVKKRLNGNRNFREVMLALTVLETCVKNCGHRFHVLVANRDFIEDVMVKIITPKNNPPAIVQDKVLSLIQAWADAFRSSPDLTGVVQMYEELKRKGIEFPMADLDALSPIHTPQRGVPEVDPGTHKYKAPSQPQTASRTAPKPAAAAATNNFNPTQIPTVSGPITANPEQIARLRSELDIVRGNIKVMSEMLTEMVPGQEEASDLELLQELNRTCRAMQHRVVELISRVSNEEVTEELLHTNDDLNNIFLRYERYERFRVGRAAQKNGVLNAASEEDNLIDLGPGSPAVVTPRVISTSAHTPASTLEPPDAAASLSTQLAGLNVGADSVSGTLNSLTAHNPKDDFDMFAHTRSSSLADQRKNVIYEEPQALVGLASALDIRQQNATGIPVSQSSVMDDIEEWLGADVKGEEPEEGVMSEDFDKFLEERAKAVDQALPLPPVGEHRAPASASSSSRKKAERTEDNLFAL; encoded by the exons AAAAAGCCACAGATGGCTCCCTGCAGAATGAAGACTGGATGCTTAACATGGAGATCTGTGACATCATTAACGAGACAGAGGAAGG GCCCAAAGATGCCATGCGTGCGGTGAAGAAGAGGCTGAATGGCAACAGAAACTTCCGGGAAGTCATGCTGGCTCTGACT GTGCTGGAGACCTGTGTAAAGAACTGCGGACATCGTTTTCATGTTCTCGTCGCTAACAGAGACTTCATCGAAGATGTCATGGTGAAGATTATCACTCCTAAAAACAACCCTCCCGCCATAGTGCAAGACAAAGTGCTGTCGTTGATCCAG GCTTGGGCAGATGCGTTTAGGAGTAGCCCCGACCTCACTGGAGTCGTGCAAATGTATGAGGAGCTTAAAAGAAAGGGCATTGAGTTTCCCATGGCAGACCTGGACGCTCTGTCACCTATCCACACACCACAGCGG GGTGTCCCAGAGGTGGATCCAGGCACACACAAGTACAAAGCACCTTCCCAGCCCCAGACAGCATCTCGGACCGCTCCTAAacctgctgctgctgctgcaaCCAACAACTTTAACCCCACCCAGATCCCGACTGTATCGGGTCCCATTACAGCCAACCCAGAGCAG ATCGCCAGGCTGAGAAGTGAGCTGGATATTGTGCGTGGCAACATTAAAGTGATGTCAGAGATGCTGACGGAGATGGTGCCGGGGCAAGAGGAGGCATCTGATCTTGAACTGCTTCAG GAGTTGAACCGGACATGTCGAGCCATGCAGCACAGGGTGGTGGAGCTCATCTCTCGCGTATCCAACGAGGAGGTCACTGAAGAGCTGCTGCACACCAACGATGACTTAAACAACATCTTCCTGCGCTACGAGAG GTATGAGAGATTCAGGGTAGGCAGAGCGGCGCAGAAGAACGGG GTTCTGAATGCAGCATCAGAGGAGGATAATCTGATCGATTTGGGTCCTGGTTCTCCGGCTGTGGTCACTCCTCGGGTCATCTCTACATCCGCTCATACACCTGCATCCACCCTGGAGCCACCTGATGCTGCTGCATCTCTTTCCACACAGCTGGCAGGACTCA ATGTGGGTGCAGACAGTGTTAGCGGGACCCTCAACTCTCTGACCGCTCACAATCCTAAAGATGACTTTGATATGTTCGCCCATACCAGATCCAGCTCTCTGGCCGACCAGCGCAAAAA TGTTATATACGAGGAACCTCAGGCTCTGGTTGGCTTAGCGTCTGCTTTAGACATCAGACAGCAGAATGCAACAGGG ATCCCCGTGTCGCAGTCCTCTGTCATGGATGACATTGAGGAGTGGCTCGGTGCCGATGTG AAAGGTGAGGAGCCAGAGGAAGGAGTCATGAGTGAAG ATTTTGACAAGTTTCTAGAGGAGCGGGCCAAAGCTGTAGACCAGGCTTTACCGTTACCCCCGGTTGGAGAGCACAGAGCTCCCGCAAGCGCATCCAGCAGCAGTCGCAAGAAGGCCGAACGGACGGAGGACAATCTCTTTGCCTTGTAG